The Cohaesibacter intestini genomic interval CGGCCACAACCGATCAATCCCAGAACCGCATTGAAGCGCCCCGGGATCGGCTCTGCTTCGCCGATGCCCCACTGGCCGTTGCGCACGTCACGGTCTCTTTGGACGATGCGCCGCTGGACCGCCAAATAGAGCGCGACCGCATGCTCACTCACTTCAATCTCGGCCCCATAATTGGGTACATTGGCGACATAGATGCCGCGCCCTCTGGCATAGTCGAGATCGATATTGTCGACCCCCACCCCATAGCGCACGATCACTTTGAGATTGGGGCAAGTCTCCATTTCAGCGGCGGAAACGGTGCGTTCGCGCACCATCACCGCCACCGGATTGATGTCCTTGAGGGACGAGACCGCATCATCTTGCTCTTTCACGGCAACCACCGCTGTGCCGTGATGCTCCAGCACTGCCTCTTCCGTCTTGTAATTTGCATAGCCCGGTTCAAGGACTGCTACAGCATTCTTGCTCATGACGCGATCTCATTCACTCACTTGTTGCGATAGGCTTTGACGGAAGCGTCGAGGCGATCTGGCCATTCGGCACCGATTTCGCTGACGATGAATTCACGTACCTTCGGCTGTGCAGCCTGACGGAACTTTTCCTTCTGTTCCGGGCTGACTGGCACGACTTCCATGCCTTTGCCGCTGAGGATCGCCGTCGCGTTGGCATCTTGCGCTGCGGTCATGCCACGATGAATGGTTTTTGAAATCTGGAAGCACTCATTGACTGCTTTTTTCTCGCCATCATTCAGGCCATTGTAGAAATCATCGGACATCAGATAGGCGTGCCAGGAAAAGACGTGACCATCGAGGGACACATATTTCTGGTGCTGATAGAGCGAGGCATTGACGATGTTGGTCACACCGTTTTCCTGCCCATCGACAACGCCCTGCTGCAAGGCACCGGGCAATTCAGGCCACGGCACCGGGGTGGCCGATGCGCCAAGGCTTTCCACCAAGGTCACCCAGACCGGAGCGGTCATGACGCGCATTTTCAAACCAGCCATGTCGGCCGGTTCAGCGACGGGGCGCACATTGTTGGTGAAGTTCCGCACACCATTGTCAGCAACGCCAAGACCGCGAATTCCGGTTTTCTTGCGCATGTCTTCAAACAAAGCCTGACCGAATTCACCATCCATGATTTCCCAAGCCATGGCTTGATCATCAAACAGATAGGGCATGGCGAGGACGGAGAATGGTTTATAGACAGCCGAGATAGGACCATCATGGATCGCCGTCATCTGAACGGTGCCTAACTGAAGGCCTTCCATAATGTCAGACCCGCTGCCAAGCTGGCTGGCCGGGAAGACCTGAACATCGATGGACCCTGACGTTTTGCCTTCGACACAGCTTTCAAAAGCGAGCGCGGCTGCGTGCTTTGGCGAGCTAAGGTCAGCGGATTGGAAGTGGGCATATTTCAGGTCTTT includes:
- a CDS encoding DctP family TRAP transporter solute-binding subunit yields the protein MKSMSKLLATTAAVMVALSAQAASAKDLKYAHFQSADLSSPKHAAALAFESCVEGKTSGSIDVQVFPASQLGSGSDIMEGLQLGTVQMTAIHDGPISAVYKPFSVLAMPYLFDDQAMAWEIMDGEFGQALFEDMRKKTGIRGLGVADNGVRNFTNNVRPVAEPADMAGLKMRVMTAPVWVTLVESLGASATPVPWPELPGALQQGVVDGQENGVTNIVNASLYQHQKYVSLDGHVFSWHAYLMSDDFYNGLNDGEKKAVNECFQISKTIHRGMTAAQDANATAILSGKGMEVVPVSPEQKEKFRQAAQPKVREFIVSEIGAEWPDRLDASVKAYRNK